From Daucus carota subsp. sativus chromosome 6, DH1 v3.0, whole genome shotgun sequence, the proteins below share one genomic window:
- the LOC108225439 gene encoding protein BOBBER 2, translated as MAAPNAGNGLDMDNYSWGQSLQEVNINIPVPLGTKSRDIVLEMKKNHLKVGLKGQPPIIDGELFQSIKVDDSIWSLEDQKSIYVLLSKQDKMQWWKYFIKGDPEIDTQKVEPESSKLSDLDGETRSAVEKMMFDQRQKQMGLPTSDDIQKQDLMKQFMAQNPNMDFSNAKFA; from the exons ATGGCAG CTCCCAATGCTGGCAATGGCCTTGATATGGATAACTACAGTTGGGGCCAATCTCTGCAAGAGGTTAATATAAACATCCCAGTGCCTTTGGGAACAAAATCTAGGGATATTGTgcttgagatgaagaagaaccATCTCAAAGTCGGACTCAAGGGTCAGCCTCCGATTATTGAT GGGGAGCTCTTTCAATCTATAAAGGTTGATGATAGTATTTGGAGCCTTG AGGATCAGAAGTCTATCTATGTACTTCTTTCCAAGCAGGACAAAATGCAATGGTGGAAATATTTCATTAAGGGTGATCCTGAAATCGACACACAGAAGGTAGAGCCTGAGAGCAGCAAACTATCTGACCTTGATGGAGAAACACGATCTGCCGTTGAAAAGATGATG TTCGATCAGCGTCAGAAGCAAATGGGCCTTCCCACCAGCGATGATATCCAAAAACAGGACTTGATGAAACAATTCATGGCCCAG AATCCCAACATGGACTTTTCGAATGCTAAATTTGCTTGA